In Hemiscyllium ocellatum isolate sHemOce1 chromosome 16, sHemOce1.pat.X.cur, whole genome shotgun sequence, one genomic interval encodes:
- the c16h5orf24 gene encoding UPF0461 protein C5orf24 homolog isoform X1, with protein sequence MQQPDRCCGLLYQEITHPVGCSNTGCCEPEKEVTFSADDVSSNDHFDLCSSQPDKLYGNSYKPMSCVKQESLEEPNSQMGVGRNAEAQNDLKRRKNIFRAGKRGRPSGTTKAAGYRTSTGRPLGTTKAAGFKTSPGRPLGTTKAAGYRVSPGRPPGTMKTLSRISGLDFPPCSSAAFSYSMVHSKTLSGPTETTNRSMELNQ encoded by the coding sequence AAATTACGCATCCAGTTGGCTGCAGTAACACTGGCTGCTGTGAGCCGGAGAAGGAGGTGACATTCAGTGCTGATGACGTGAGCAGCAATGACCACTTTGACTTGTGTTCTTCCCAACCGGACAAACTTTATGGAAACAGCTATAAGCCGATGAGCTGCGTAAAACAAGAATCGCTGGAGGAGCCAAATTCACAAATGGGTGTTGGAAGAAATGCAGAAGCTCAGAATGACCTGAaaagaaggaaaaacatttttcGAGCAGGGAAACGAGGACGGCCATCAGGGACGACCAAAGCTGCTGGGTACAGAACCAGTACCGGCCGACCTTTGGGAACAACAAAGGCAGCGGGTTTCAAGACCAGCCCAGGCAGACCTTTAGGAACTACCAAGGCAGCGGGATACCGGGTCAGCCCAGGAAGGCCCCCAGGTACCATGAAAACACTCTCCCGTATTTCAGGTCTCGATTTCCCGCCATGTAGCAGTGCTGCCTTTAGCTATTCAATGGTACACAGCAAAACATTAAGTGGACCCACTGAAACCACAAATAGAAGCATGGAACTGAATCAGTAG
- the c16h5orf24 gene encoding UPF0461 protein C5orf24 homolog isoform X2: MNYREITHPVGCSNTGCCEPEKEVTFSADDVSSNDHFDLCSSQPDKLYGNSYKPMSCVKQESLEEPNSQMGVGRNAEAQNDLKRRKNIFRAGKRGRPSGTTKAAGYRTSTGRPLGTTKAAGFKTSPGRPLGTTKAAGYRVSPGRPPGTMKTLSRISGLDFPPCSSAAFSYSMVHSKTLSGPTETTNRSMELNQ, encoded by the coding sequence AAATTACGCATCCAGTTGGCTGCAGTAACACTGGCTGCTGTGAGCCGGAGAAGGAGGTGACATTCAGTGCTGATGACGTGAGCAGCAATGACCACTTTGACTTGTGTTCTTCCCAACCGGACAAACTTTATGGAAACAGCTATAAGCCGATGAGCTGCGTAAAACAAGAATCGCTGGAGGAGCCAAATTCACAAATGGGTGTTGGAAGAAATGCAGAAGCTCAGAATGACCTGAaaagaaggaaaaacatttttcGAGCAGGGAAACGAGGACGGCCATCAGGGACGACCAAAGCTGCTGGGTACAGAACCAGTACCGGCCGACCTTTGGGAACAACAAAGGCAGCGGGTTTCAAGACCAGCCCAGGCAGACCTTTAGGAACTACCAAGGCAGCGGGATACCGGGTCAGCCCAGGAAGGCCCCCAGGTACCATGAAAACACTCTCCCGTATTTCAGGTCTCGATTTCCCGCCATGTAGCAGTGCTGCCTTTAGCTATTCAATGGTACACAGCAAAACATTAAGTGGACCCACTGAAACCACAAATAGAAGCATGGAACTGAATCAGTAG
- the c16h5orf24 gene encoding UPF0461 protein C5orf24 homolog isoform X3, with protein sequence MQQPDRCCGLLYQEITHPVGCSNTGCCEPEKEVTFSADDVSSNDHFDLCSSQPDKLYGNSYKPMSCVKQESLEEPNSQMGVGRNAEAQNDLKRRKNIFRAGKRGRPSGTTKAAGYRTSTGRPLGTTKAAGFKTSPGRPLGTTKAAGYRVSPGRPPVFNRQKQDRRKTQQPES encoded by the exons AAATTACGCATCCAGTTGGCTGCAGTAACACTGGCTGCTGTGAGCCGGAGAAGGAGGTGACATTCAGTGCTGATGACGTGAGCAGCAATGACCACTTTGACTTGTGTTCTTCCCAACCGGACAAACTTTATGGAAACAGCTATAAGCCGATGAGCTGCGTAAAACAAGAATCGCTGGAGGAGCCAAATTCACAAATGGGTGTTGGAAGAAATGCAGAAGCTCAGAATGACCTGAaaagaaggaaaaacatttttcGAGCAGGGAAACGAGGACGGCCATCAGGGACGACCAAAGCTGCTGGGTACAGAACCAGTACCGGCCGACCTTTGGGAACAACAAAGGCAGCGGGTTTCAAGACCAGCCCAGGCAGACCTTTAGGAACTACCAAGGCAGCGGGATACCGGGTCAGCCCAGGAAGGCCCCCAG TGTTTAACAGGCAAAAGCAAGACCGAAGGAAAACTCAACAACCAGAGAGTTAA